Proteins from a genomic interval of Macrobrachium nipponense isolate FS-2020 chromosome 33, ASM1510439v2, whole genome shotgun sequence:
- the LOC135202686 gene encoding uncharacterized protein LOC135202686, translated as MVNYHKEEACPLGSFHSKAVFLYKWRFFEWFVVSIPKRDLSCSLTHSFIMKVAIFLCILAVALAEPEANPQLLGGHPLHYSHPYGFPLIHNQGLPLTYSNRFPLTYGHDLPLTYSNRFPLPYNQGLGYPFGPNFYPRGVPAGGAQV; from the exons ATGGTCAATTATCACAAAGAAGAGGCGTGTCCGTTGGGATCCTTCCACTCCAAGGCTGTTTTTCTGTATAAATGGCGGTTCTTCGAATGGTTTGTCGTCAGTATTCCGAAGAGGGACCTCAGctgctcactcactcactcattcatcATGAAGGTTGCT ATTTTCCTGTGCATTTTGGCTGTTGCCTTGGCAGAACCTGAGGCCAACCCACAGTTGCTGGGCGGCCACCCTCTACACTACAGCCATC CCTACGGATTCCCACTCATCCACAACCAGGGCCTACCCCTGACCTACAGCAATCGATTCCCACTCACCTACGGCCACGACCTCCCTCTCACCTACAGCAACAGATTCCCACTCCCTTACAACCAGGGACTTGGGTACCCCTTCGGTCCTAACTTCTACCCAAGAGGAGTACCAGCAGGAGGTGCCCAGGTTTAG
- the LOC135202688 gene encoding uncharacterized protein LOC135202688, which yields MKVTVFLCLLAVALALPVAEPEADPQFLLPHSLNYFNPFVHSINAGDSHLYSYPYGHHLAYGHRYPLAYGHGYPLTPGYGAAYPLGYPYSYPVVKKPATEE from the exons ATGAAGGTTACG GTGTTCTTGTGCCTGTTGGCTGTGGCCCTCGCCTTGCCTGTAGCAGAACCTGAGGCAGATCCTCAGTTCCTCCTGCCTCATTCCTTGAACTACTTCAACCCCTTCGTCCACTCCATCAACGCTGGGGATTCACACCTGTATTCCTACC CATACGGGCATCACCTCGCATACGGCCACAGATACCCACTCGCTTATGGTCACGGGTATCCCCTCACTCCCGGGTATGGAGCAGCCTATCCCTTGGGGTACCCTTACTCATACCCAGTTGTTAAGAAACCCGCCACTGAGGAATAG